From the genome of Streptomyces sp. NBC_00659, one region includes:
- a CDS encoding bestrophin-like domain: MSDWLVLTLAMAAACLVVLVVTLVRHRRASEDEDPTETPDVIEYMTMMIGVVYAIVLGLAIAGVWEARGGAQNQVQSEAQALHEISERVRVYPPDVRDRIRGDVDAYVHHVVTTEWKAMAEQGRVTSEGGRLLDRVRHDVTDYQPKSDFEAQAYQPLLDQVTAADTARSARADSTGATMPGVVWFGLITGAVVTVGMIFALQIRRTARELILAGLFSALIAFLLFLIWDFDAPYSRGITASTEPFTALFPQLPG, from the coding sequence TTGTCGGATTGGCTTGTTCTCACCCTCGCGATGGCGGCCGCGTGCCTGGTGGTCCTCGTCGTGACCCTCGTACGCCATCGCAGGGCCAGTGAGGACGAGGACCCCACCGAGACGCCGGACGTCATCGAGTACATGACGATGATGATCGGCGTGGTGTACGCCATCGTCCTCGGACTGGCCATCGCCGGTGTCTGGGAGGCCCGCGGCGGCGCCCAGAACCAGGTGCAGAGCGAGGCGCAGGCCCTGCACGAGATCTCCGAACGGGTCCGGGTCTACCCGCCCGACGTCCGCGACCGGATCCGCGGTGACGTCGACGCGTACGTCCACCACGTGGTCACCACCGAGTGGAAGGCCATGGCCGAGCAGGGCCGGGTGACCTCGGAGGGCGGCCGGCTCCTCGACCGGGTCCGGCACGACGTCACCGACTATCAGCCGAAGTCGGACTTCGAGGCGCAGGCCTACCAGCCGCTCCTCGACCAGGTGACGGCGGCCGACACCGCGCGCAGCGCCCGCGCCGACTCCACGGGGGCGACCATGCCGGGGGTGGTGTGGTTCGGGCTGATCACCGGCGCCGTGGTCACGGTCGGGATGATCTTCGCGCTCCAGATCCGGCGCACCGCCCGGGAACTGATCCTGGCCGGGCTGTTCTCCGCCCTGATCGCGTTCCTGCTGTTCCTGATCTGGGACTTCGACGCGCCCTACAGCCGCGGGATCACGGCGTCGACGGAGCCCTTCACGGCGCTGTTCCCACAACTTCCCGGGTGA
- a CDS encoding CapA family protein has protein sequence MITRARQIHLALAAALIAAAVTSQAHDTAARHPGGRPGPPAARGFTLVAAGDVLPDSSVLERAGSDAGGTGYDFRPMLAGVQPLVSRADLAICHLRTVYDTEGDPTGSSVFKTPPQVAEGLAATGYDSCSTASSHTLDDGADGVRRTLDALDRAGVRHAGSARGEREATAVTLMRAGGARVAHLAYTDDTGGHPLPQGRPWAVGLTDPARILADARAARRAGADVVVVSLGWGTEWQDGPDERQLRLSRQLTASRTGGRPDIDLILGTRSHVPQAYEKVNGTWVVYGTGDQIAGEMYNDRGVQDPRGNESTLGRFTFSPPARRSQRWEVTKAEFVPLAFDLDAGRVVDLDAALERGATVGAVRDRIRDVVLGRGAVRSGLLMAE, from the coding sequence ATGATCACACGCGCGCGACAGATCCATCTGGCCCTCGCGGCCGCCCTCATCGCGGCCGCGGTGACCAGTCAGGCCCACGACACGGCCGCGCGGCACCCCGGCGGGCGGCCCGGACCCCCCGCCGCCCGCGGCTTCACCCTCGTCGCCGCAGGCGACGTCCTGCCGGACAGCTCGGTCCTCGAACGGGCCGGCTCCGACGCGGGAGGCACCGGATACGACTTCCGGCCCATGCTCGCCGGCGTCCAACCCCTCGTCTCCCGGGCCGACCTGGCGATCTGTCACCTGCGGACCGTGTACGACACCGAAGGCGACCCCACCGGCTCGTCCGTCTTCAAGACCCCTCCCCAGGTGGCCGAGGGGCTCGCCGCCACGGGGTACGACTCCTGTTCCACCGCCTCCAGCCACACGCTGGACGACGGAGCCGACGGCGTCCGGCGCACCCTGGACGCGCTGGACCGGGCGGGCGTGCGGCACGCGGGATCGGCCCGCGGCGAGCGGGAGGCGACCGCCGTGACCCTGATGCGGGCGGGCGGGGCCCGCGTCGCGCATCTCGCGTACACCGACGACACCGGCGGGCATCCGCTGCCGCAGGGCCGGCCCTGGGCGGTCGGCCTGACCGACCCCGCCCGGATCCTCGCGGACGCCCGAGCCGCCCGCAGAGCCGGCGCCGACGTGGTCGTCGTCTCCCTCGGCTGGGGAACCGAATGGCAGGACGGGCCCGACGAGCGCCAACTGCGGTTGAGCAGACAGCTCACCGCCTCCCGCACCGGCGGCCGGCCCGACATCGACCTGATCCTCGGCACCCGCTCCCATGTCCCGCAGGCGTACGAGAAGGTCAACGGCACCTGGGTCGTCTACGGCACGGGCGACCAGATCGCCGGTGAGATGTACAACGACCGGGGCGTCCAGGACCCGCGCGGCAACGAGAGCACCCTCGGCCGCTTCACCTTCTCCCCGCCCGCGCGGCGCTCACAGCGGTGGGAGGTGACGAAGGCCGAGTTCGTCCCGCTGGCCTTCGACCTCGACGCCGGCCGGGTCGTCGACCTGGACGCGGCGCTGGAGCGGGGCGCCACCGTCGGTGCCGTCCGCGACCGGATCCGCGACGTCGTCCTCGGCAGGGGCGCGGTCCGGTCCGGCCTCCTCATGGCCGAATGA
- the lysX gene encoding bifunctional lysylphosphatidylglycerol synthetase/lysine--tRNA ligase LysX, with product MSATVEARPPKTASGPARPPGTGFLSKVPEGFAAFFVAIGLLCTLLAFIPPLRALLRPVVRFLDLLIIPVSANLAYAVFLFLLSAATAARKKIAWWLVVVYLGLLVLTDILGIAAGLYAASIPSLIVCGLLLALLIVARREFYADSRRAAVRRALLVLVTGLVLAILLGWGLVELFPGTLAEGQRLLWAANRVCGGLVSGRSFDGRPPRWLFFVLGLFGALALLNAAATLFRSQRLVAALHGDEESRIRALLQAYGGGDSLGYFATRRDKAVVFSPSGKAAVTYRVEAGVCLASGDPVGDREAWPHAIAAWLDIARRYAWAPAAMGASEEGAKAFARSGLGALQLGDEAILHVAGFDLSGRDMRVTRQAVNRVKRTGATCRVRRHSTLTDSEMEEIVSRADAWRDTETERGFSMALDRLGDPEDGDCLLVEAMGSDGKLLALLSFVPWGRDGISLDLMRRDRSAPNGVMEFMVAEVCAVAGKFGVRRISLNFAVFRSVFEEGARIGAGPVLRLWRRLLLFFSRWWQLEALYRSNAKYHPEWYPRFICYGDTGALARIGMASAIAEGFVSVPSLRSLWGKGHPKGGPAPATTAGLPSLAALGLDADGGAGSEDPTTGLPDQVRVRYRKLDRLRAEGTDPYPVGIPPRTHVLADVRGGEDVTVAGRVMLVRDFGGLLFAVLRDWSGDLQIALTRTESGSALDRFRQVIDIGDHISADGLAGASDSGQPTVFVTSWQLTAKCLHPLPDKRKGLADPEAKVRRRYLDLVSSPAARDVVRARSTAVQALRQGLLDRGYLEVETPMLQQIHGGANARPFTTHINAYDLNLYLRIAPELYLKRLCVGGMEKVFEMGRTFRNEGVSYKHNPEFTMLEAYQAFADYDVMLDLVRELIQGAATAAFGTPVARKDGVEYDISGDWPVKTVYGAVSEALGDEIDADTSLERLLRLCDRAGVPYTADDGRGDVVLEMYERLVEEKTELPTFYKDFPTDVSPLTRQHRTDPRLAERWDLVAFGTELGTAYSELTDPVEQRRRLTEQSLLAAGGDPEAMELDEDFLDALEYAMPPTGGLGIGVDRLVMFLTGLTIRETLPFPLVRRR from the coding sequence ATGAGTGCCACCGTGGAGGCCCGCCCGCCGAAGACCGCCAGCGGCCCGGCACGGCCGCCCGGGACCGGCTTCCTCAGCAAGGTGCCCGAGGGCTTCGCCGCCTTCTTCGTCGCCATCGGTCTGCTCTGCACCCTGCTCGCCTTCATACCCCCGCTGCGCGCACTGCTGCGCCCGGTCGTGCGCTTCCTCGACCTTCTGATCATCCCGGTCAGCGCCAACCTCGCGTACGCCGTCTTCCTCTTCCTGCTCTCCGCCGCGACGGCCGCCCGCAAGAAGATCGCCTGGTGGCTCGTGGTCGTCTACCTCGGCCTGCTCGTCCTGACCGACATCCTCGGGATCGCCGCCGGCCTGTACGCCGCCTCGATCCCCTCGCTGATCGTCTGCGGACTCCTGCTCGCCCTGCTGATCGTGGCCCGACGGGAGTTCTACGCCGACTCGCGGCGCGCCGCCGTACGACGGGCCCTGCTCGTCCTGGTCACCGGACTCGTCCTCGCGATCCTGCTCGGCTGGGGCCTGGTCGAACTGTTCCCCGGCACCCTGGCGGAGGGCCAGCGGCTGCTGTGGGCCGCCAACCGGGTCTGCGGCGGGCTCGTCTCCGGGCGCTCGTTCGACGGCCGTCCGCCGCGCTGGCTGTTCTTCGTGCTCGGCCTGTTCGGCGCTCTGGCCCTGCTCAACGCGGCCGCCACGCTCTTCCGCTCCCAGCGTCTGGTCGCGGCCCTGCACGGCGACGAGGAGTCCCGGATCCGCGCCCTGCTCCAGGCCTACGGAGGCGGCGACTCCCTCGGCTACTTCGCCACCCGCCGCGACAAGGCCGTCGTCTTCTCGCCCAGCGGCAAGGCGGCCGTCACCTACCGCGTCGAGGCCGGAGTGTGCCTCGCCAGCGGTGACCCCGTCGGCGACCGGGAGGCCTGGCCGCACGCGATCGCCGCCTGGCTGGACATCGCCCGCCGCTACGCGTGGGCCCCCGCCGCGATGGGCGCGTCCGAGGAGGGCGCCAAGGCGTTCGCGCGCTCCGGGCTCGGTGCCCTCCAGCTCGGTGACGAGGCGATCCTGCACGTCGCCGGCTTCGACCTGTCCGGCCGCGACATGCGCGTCACCCGGCAGGCCGTCAACCGCGTCAAACGCACCGGCGCCACCTGCCGGGTCCGCCGGCACTCCACCCTGACCGACAGCGAGATGGAGGAGATCGTCAGCCGGGCGGACGCCTGGCGCGACACCGAGACCGAGCGCGGCTTCTCGATGGCCCTCGACCGGCTCGGCGACCCCGAGGACGGCGACTGTCTGCTCGTCGAGGCGATGGGGTCCGACGGCAAGCTCCTCGCGCTGCTCTCCTTCGTGCCCTGGGGCCGCGACGGCATCTCCCTCGACCTCATGCGCCGCGACCGCAGCGCGCCCAACGGAGTCATGGAGTTCATGGTCGCGGAGGTGTGCGCGGTCGCCGGCAAGTTCGGGGTCCGGCGCATCTCCCTCAACTTCGCCGTGTTCCGCTCCGTGTTCGAGGAGGGCGCCCGCATCGGCGCCGGCCCGGTGCTCAGACTCTGGCGCAGACTGCTGCTGTTCTTCTCCCGCTGGTGGCAGCTCGAGGCCCTGTACCGCTCCAACGCCAAGTACCACCCGGAGTGGTACCCGCGCTTCATCTGCTACGGCGACACCGGCGCCCTCGCCCGCATCGGCATGGCCTCCGCCATCGCCGAGGGCTTCGTCTCCGTGCCCTCGCTGCGCAGTCTGTGGGGCAAGGGGCATCCGAAGGGCGGACCCGCACCCGCCACGACCGCGGGACTGCCGTCGCTGGCGGCCCTCGGCCTCGACGCGGACGGCGGGGCCGGGAGCGAGGACCCCACCACCGGGCTGCCCGACCAGGTCCGCGTGCGGTACCGCAAACTCGACCGGCTGCGCGCCGAGGGCACCGACCCCTACCCGGTCGGCATCCCGCCGCGCACCCATGTCCTGGCCGACGTCCGCGGCGGCGAGGACGTGACCGTCGCCGGACGGGTGATGCTCGTACGCGACTTCGGCGGCCTCCTGTTCGCCGTGCTGCGCGACTGGTCGGGTGACCTCCAGATCGCCCTCACCCGCACGGAGTCGGGCTCGGCGCTCGACCGCTTCCGGCAGGTGATCGACATCGGCGACCACATCAGCGCCGACGGTCTCGCGGGAGCCAGCGACTCCGGCCAGCCCACGGTCTTCGTCACCTCCTGGCAGCTCACCGCCAAGTGCCTGCACCCGCTGCCCGACAAGCGCAAGGGCCTCGCCGACCCCGAGGCGAAGGTGCGCCGCCGCTATCTCGACCTGGTGTCCAGCCCCGCGGCCCGCGACGTCGTCCGTGCCCGCTCCACCGCCGTCCAGGCGCTGCGCCAGGGGCTGCTCGACCGCGGCTACCTGGAGGTCGAGACCCCGATGCTCCAGCAGATCCACGGCGGAGCCAACGCCCGGCCCTTCACCACCCACATCAACGCCTACGACCTGAACCTCTATCTGCGCATCGCGCCCGAGCTCTACCTCAAACGGCTGTGCGTCGGCGGCATGGAGAAGGTGTTCGAGATGGGCCGCACCTTCCGCAACGAGGGTGTCTCCTACAAGCACAACCCCGAGTTCACGATGCTGGAGGCGTACCAGGCCTTCGCCGACTACGACGTGATGCTCGACCTCGTCCGCGAGCTGATCCAGGGCGCCGCCACCGCCGCGTTCGGCACACCGGTCGCCCGCAAGGACGGTGTCGAGTACGACATCTCGGGGGACTGGCCCGTCAAGACGGTGTACGGAGCGGTCTCCGAGGCGCTGGGGGACGAGATCGACGCCGACACGAGCCTGGAGAGGCTGCTGCGGCTGTGCGACCGCGCGGGCGTGCCGTACACGGCGGACGACGGACGCGGTGACGTCGTCCTGGAGATGTACGAACGTCTCGTCGAGGAGAAGACCGAGCTCCCCACCTTCTACAAGGACTTCCCGACCGACGTCTCCCCGCTCACCCGGCAGCACCGCACCGACCCGCGGCTCGCGGAACGCTGGGACCTCGTCGCGTTCGGCACGGAACTGGGCACCGCCTACTCGGAGTTGACCGACCCTGTCGAGCAGCGCCGCCGGCTCACCGAGCAGTCGCTGCTGGCCGCCGGGGGAGATCCCGAGGCGATGGAGCTCGACGAGGACTTCCTGGACGCGCTGGAGTACGCCATGCCGCCCACCGGCGGGCTCGGCATCGGCGTCGACCGGCTGGTCATGTTCCTGACCGGCCTGACGATCCGTGAAACGCTGCCGTTCCCGCTGGTGCGCCGCCGCTGA
- a CDS encoding SAM-dependent methyltransferase produces the protein MERPAWAPRSIDISVPSVSRIYDYYLGGSHNFEVDREAARKAMEFMPGLPKVMQANRAFMRRAVRYAAGEGIDQFLDIGSGIPTFGNVHEIAQAARPGARVVYVDHDPVAVAHSQAVLRGNEDADVVAADLLKPQEILVSHPVQRLIDLNRPVALLLVAILHFVEDADDPYRAVAELRDALAPGSMLVVTHASFEGIPLSREQAEGTVDVYKDIRNPLIMRTREEIARFFEGYDMVEPGLVPMPDWRPDTASEDEDPYSFSGFGGVGRTA, from the coding sequence ATGGAGCGTCCCGCCTGGGCCCCTCGCAGCATTGACATCTCAGTGCCGAGCGTGTCCCGGATATACGACTACTACCTGGGCGGTTCGCACAACTTCGAGGTCGACCGGGAAGCGGCGCGCAAGGCGATGGAGTTCATGCCGGGCCTCCCCAAGGTCATGCAGGCGAACCGGGCGTTCATGCGCCGGGCGGTCCGCTACGCGGCCGGCGAGGGCATCGACCAGTTCCTCGACATCGGCTCCGGCATCCCCACGTTCGGCAACGTCCACGAGATCGCCCAGGCCGCCCGCCCCGGCGCACGGGTCGTCTACGTCGACCACGACCCGGTTGCCGTCGCACACAGCCAGGCCGTGCTGCGGGGCAACGAGGACGCGGACGTCGTCGCAGCGGACCTCCTCAAGCCCCAGGAAATCCTGGTGAGTCACCCGGTTCAGCGGCTGATCGACCTGAACCGGCCGGTCGCGTTGCTTCTCGTTGCCATACTTCACTTCGTGGAAGACGCGGACGACCCGTACCGGGCGGTGGCCGAACTGCGCGACGCCCTCGCGCCGGGAAGCATGCTCGTCGTCACGCATGCCTCGTTCGAGGGCATTCCGCTCTCACGGGAGCAGGCCGAGGGCACGGTCGACGTGTACAAGGACATCCGCAACCCGCTGATCATGCGCACGCGCGAGGAGATCGCGCGGTTCTTCGAGGGGTACGACATGGTGGAACCCGGACTGGTGCCGATGCCGGACTGGCGGCCCGACACGGCATCCGAGGACGAGGATCCCTATTCCTTCTCCGGGTTCGGCGGCGTGGGACGCACGGCGTGA
- a CDS encoding polysaccharide deacetylase family protein: protein MKKDQLITRRRALIAGAAVLGAAGAAGTARVLTAGQATDPAQGLPLSGPQANRALKPSAYRLQPLAGYGAPPHGTQLRTLVRHEPFIRVSGRGRSMVLTFDDGPDPHYTPEILRTLREYDVHAMFFVCGRTAAENKDLLGEMADDGHLVGNHTWSHPLLTKLSRSAIRSEIERTSEVIDEAYGEPPSWFRAPYGEWNRATYQIGAELGMEPMSWTIDTNDWARPGTRAIVGTVQKEAAPGVVVLSHDAGGDRSQSVQALRTYLPRLLDAGYHMTVPRRKYA, encoded by the coding sequence ATGAAAAAGGATCAGCTGATTACCCGGCGCCGGGCGTTGATCGCCGGCGCCGCCGTCCTGGGGGCGGCCGGAGCGGCGGGCACGGCCCGTGTCCTGACCGCCGGTCAGGCCACGGATCCGGCGCAGGGTCTGCCGCTCTCCGGCCCGCAGGCGAACCGGGCCCTCAAGCCCTCCGCCTACCGCCTCCAGCCCCTCGCCGGGTACGGCGCCCCGCCGCACGGCACGCAGCTGCGGACCCTCGTCCGGCACGAGCCCTTCATCCGCGTGTCCGGGCGCGGCCGCTCCATGGTGCTGACCTTCGACGACGGCCCCGACCCGCACTACACCCCCGAGATCCTGCGGACCCTGCGTGAGTACGACGTGCACGCCATGTTCTTCGTGTGCGGGCGGACGGCCGCCGAGAACAAGGACCTGCTGGGCGAGATGGCCGACGACGGTCACCTCGTCGGCAACCACACGTGGAGCCATCCGCTGCTCACCAAGCTCTCGCGCTCCGCGATCCGCTCCGAGATCGAGCGCACCAGCGAGGTCATCGACGAGGCCTACGGCGAGCCGCCGTCCTGGTTCCGCGCGCCCTACGGGGAGTGGAACCGGGCGACCTACCAGATCGGGGCCGAACTCGGCATGGAGCCGATGTCCTGGACGATCGACACGAACGACTGGGCGAGGCCCGGGACCCGTGCGATCGTCGGCACGGTCCAGAAGGAGGCCGCCCCGGGTGTCGTCGTCCTCTCGCACGACGCGGGCGGCGACCGCTCACAGAGCGTGCAGGCGCTGCGCACCTACCTCCCGCGCCTGCTGGACGCCGGCTACCACATGACGGTGCCGCGCCGTAAGTACGCCTAG
- a CDS encoding class F sortase, whose translation MSASELAEEEERQRKRAPWGVIALVLLTGLALIRNGSGEFDVGPPQPASAAAADSRTPGGTFSKTPDALPYSVADRVRIPAIRVDAPVMPVGLDVDGWVDAPPPDDANLAGWFTGAVSPGEKGTAVVVGHVDNTRGPAVFYGLGALKKGNKVEVLRKDGKTAVFEIYGIEVFAKSNFPGDRVYNSKGTPELRVITCGGGFSKQHGYDGNVVVFARLSEVR comes from the coding sequence ATGTCTGCGTCCGAGTTGGCCGAAGAGGAGGAGCGGCAGAGGAAGCGCGCTCCTTGGGGCGTCATAGCGCTTGTTCTGCTGACCGGCCTCGCACTCATCCGGAACGGTTCCGGCGAGTTCGACGTGGGCCCCCCGCAGCCGGCCTCGGCGGCAGCGGCGGACAGCCGCACGCCGGGCGGCACGTTCTCGAAGACGCCCGACGCGCTGCCGTACTCCGTGGCCGACCGGGTACGGATCCCCGCCATCCGCGTCGACGCCCCGGTGATGCCGGTGGGCCTGGACGTGGACGGCTGGGTCGACGCGCCACCGCCCGACGACGCGAATCTCGCCGGATGGTTCACCGGAGCGGTCTCGCCCGGCGAGAAGGGCACGGCCGTGGTCGTGGGCCATGTCGACAACACGCGGGGCCCCGCCGTCTTCTACGGGCTCGGGGCGCTCAAGAAGGGGAACAAGGTCGAGGTCCTGCGCAAGGACGGGAAGACCGCGGTGTTCGAGATCTACGGCATCGAGGTCTTCGCGAAGAGCAATTTCCCCGGCGACCGCGTGTACAACAGCAAGGGAACCCCCGAATTGCGCGTCATCACGTGCGGCGGCGGTTTCTCCAAGCAGCACGGATACGACGGGAACGTGGTCGTCTTCGCGCGCCTTTCCGAGGTGCGCTGA
- a CDS encoding universal stress protein has translation MTEEQHAHRFERGTDGPKVIVVGVDGSDSSLRAAAYAGGLARRQRALLAVVYVKPVMAAGAALGVPVAETTDEIAEDLVQYIRDAAERVKDIFDVRWEFHTFRGDPYNGLVTAADELKADAVVVGASEQSGHRIVGSVAVRLVKAGRWPVTVVP, from the coding sequence GTGACGGAAGAGCAGCACGCGCATCGGTTCGAGCGCGGGACGGACGGTCCCAAGGTCATCGTCGTCGGTGTGGACGGCTCCGACTCCTCGTTGCGCGCCGCGGCGTACGCCGGTGGTCTGGCGCGGCGGCAGCGGGCGCTGCTGGCGGTGGTCTACGTCAAGCCGGTGATGGCGGCGGGAGCGGCGCTCGGGGTGCCGGTCGCGGAGACGACGGACGAGATCGCCGAGGATCTGGTGCAGTACATCCGCGACGCCGCCGAGCGGGTGAAGGACATATTCGATGTGCGCTGGGAGTTCCACACGTTCCGCGGCGACCCCTACAACGGCCTGGTCACCGCCGCGGACGAGCTGAAGGCGGACGCCGTGGTGGTCGGGGCCTCCGAGCAGTCCGGGCACCGGATCGTCGGTTCGGTGGCGGTCCGGCTGGTGAAGGCGGGCCGCTGGCCGGTCACGGTCGTGCCGTAG
- a CDS encoding sigma-70 family RNA polymerase sigma factor translates to MTAGTTTITPRTTAEHELAALQREHGRPLFALLLRLSDGDRQRAEDLVQETFVRAWQHPEALRADDFDSVRPWLLTVGRRLAIDARRARQARPPEVGDAILDNARVCADHAERSAAALDVREAVKTLTPEHREVLVLVYFQGASVAEAAAALGIPPGTVKSRAYYALRALRRVLPGYAADLR, encoded by the coding sequence ATGACGGCCGGAACCACCACCATCACCCCCAGGACGACCGCCGAGCACGAGCTGGCCGCGCTGCAACGCGAGCACGGCCGCCCCCTGTTCGCCCTGCTGCTGCGCCTGTCCGACGGCGACCGCCAGCGCGCCGAGGACCTGGTGCAGGAGACGTTCGTCCGCGCCTGGCAGCATCCCGAGGCCCTGCGCGCCGACGACTTCGACTCCGTACGGCCCTGGCTGCTGACCGTCGGGCGGAGGCTGGCCATCGACGCGCGGCGGGCCCGGCAGGCACGGCCTCCGGAGGTCGGTGACGCGATCCTCGACAACGCGCGGGTCTGTGCCGATCACGCCGAACGCTCGGCGGCGGCACTCGATGTGCGAGAGGCTGTGAAGACACTCACTCCCGAACACCGTGAAGTCCTGGTGCTGGTGTACTTCCAGGGGGCCAGTGTGGCGGAGGCCGCCGCGGCGCTCGGGATTCCGCCCGGTACGGTGAAGTCCCGCGCGTACTACGCGCTGCGCGCCCTGCGCCGGGTTCTTCCGGGATACGCGGCCGACCTGCGGTGA
- a CDS encoding SCO0930 family lipoprotein — protein sequence MKTSWRSASLVASAAAVLALTTACGQENATSTGAQNVGATSAAGGYGTSTTAGAGADAGNGYGADSKESAAAKPGVAGALAVTESVKLGKVLTDGSGFTLYRFDKDTAEPPKSSCDGACATAWPPVPAEGAEAATGVDKALLGEVTRTDGTKQLTIGGWPMYRYAKDTKAGDTNGQNVGGTWFASAPDGKKATLASLPGLSVRKDPKLGDIVVDKNGMTVYRFMKDQAWPVSKSACVGACLEKWPAVAPVSEDDTKGVKKKGLMPFTRPDGVKQMSVNCWPIYTFSGDSAPGDTNGQGVGGTWYAVSPDGKPVGAAE from the coding sequence ATGAAGACCTCCTGGCGGAGCGCCTCACTCGTAGCGTCAGCTGCGGCCGTGCTGGCGCTCACGACGGCGTGTGGTCAGGAAAACGCAACTTCGACGGGTGCCCAGAACGTGGGCGCCACCTCGGCGGCGGGCGGTTACGGGACCAGCACCACCGCCGGTGCCGGTGCCGATGCCGGCAACGGCTACGGAGCCGATTCCAAGGAGAGTGCGGCCGCGAAGCCGGGGGTCGCGGGCGCGCTGGCCGTGACCGAGAGCGTCAAGCTCGGCAAGGTGCTGACCGACGGCTCCGGGTTCACTCTCTACCGCTTCGACAAGGACACCGCCGAGCCGCCGAAGTCGAGTTGTGACGGTGCCTGCGCGACCGCCTGGCCGCCCGTGCCCGCCGAGGGCGCGGAAGCCGCCACCGGTGTGGACAAGGCACTGCTCGGCGAGGTCACCCGGACCGACGGCACGAAGCAGCTGACCATAGGCGGCTGGCCCATGTACCGGTACGCCAAGGACACCAAGGCCGGTGACACCAACGGCCAGAACGTGGGCGGCACTTGGTTCGCCTCGGCGCCCGACGGCAAGAAGGCCACCCTGGCCTCCCTCCCCGGTCTGTCGGTCCGCAAGGACCCGAAGCTCGGCGACATCGTCGTCGACAAGAACGGCATGACCGTCTACCGCTTCATGAAGGACCAGGCCTGGCCCGTCTCGAAGTCGGCCTGCGTCGGTGCCTGCCTGGAGAAGTGGCCCGCGGTCGCCCCGGTCTCCGAGGACGACACCAAGGGCGTCAAGAAGAAGGGTCTGATGCCCTTCACGCGCCCCGACGGCGTGAAGCAGATGTCGGTCAACTGCTGGCCGATCTACACCTTCTCCGGTGACAGTGCTCCCGGCGACACCAACGGTCAGGGAGTCGGCGGCACCTGGTACGCCGTCTCGCCCGACGGAAAGCCGGTCGGCGCGGCCGAGTAG